In the genome of Entelurus aequoreus isolate RoL-2023_Sb linkage group LG15, RoL_Eaeq_v1.1, whole genome shotgun sequence, one region contains:
- the bambia gene encoding BMP and activin membrane-bound inhibitor (Xenopus laevis) homolog a: MERHFSFISIWLQLELCAMAVLLTKGEIRCYCDEAHCVATGYMCKSELNACFTKTLDPFGANSPLTHGCLDPRDVCGAQRGAGLLECCHDDMCNYRGRHDLAHTKDSADHSRYQPESTNKNLVTRVQELASAKEVWFRAAVIAVPIAGGLILVLLIMLALRMLRSENQRLQDQRQQMLSRLHYSFHGHHTKKGHLAKLDLECMVPVSGHENCCLTCDKMRQTDPSGDKILSLVHWGMYSGHGKLEFV, from the exons GAGAAATCCGGTGCTACTGCGACGAGGCGCACTGCGTGGCCACGGGCTACATGTGCAAGTCGGAGTTGAACGCCTGCTTCACCAAGACCCTGGACCCCTTCGGCGCCAACTCTCCCCTGACCCACGGCTGCCTGGACCCCCGCGACGTCTGCGGCGCCCAGAGGGGCGCGGGCCTGCTGGAGTGTTGCCACGACGACATGTGCAACTACAGAGGCCGGCACGACCTGGCGCATACCAAGGACTCGGCAG ACCATAGCCGCTACCAGCCGGAGAGCACCAACAAGAACCTGGTGACCAGAGTCCAGGAGCTGGCCTCGGCCAAGGAGGTGTGGTTCCGGGCGGCGGTCATCGCCGTGCCGATCGCGGGCGGCCTGATCCTGGTGCTGCTCATCATGCTGGCCCTGAGGATGCTGCGCAGCGAGAACCAGCGCCTGCAGGACCAGAGGCAGCAGATGCTGTCCCGGCTCCACTACAGTTTCCACGGACACCACACCAAGAAGGGCCACCTGGCCAAGTTGGACCTGGAGTGCATGGTGCCCGTCTCGGGCCACGAAAACTGCTGCCTGACCTGCGACAAGATGAGGCAGACGGACCCGAGCGGGGACAAGATCCTGTCTCTGGTCCACTGGGGGATGTACAGCGGACACGGCAAGCTGGAGTTCGTATGA